A section of the Ciceribacter thiooxidans genome encodes:
- the bioB gene encoding biotin synthase BioB has protein sequence MHDLNRQQTTTTDDASPAWAFEDARTLYLQPFSDLLFQAHTVHRENFHPNQVQLSKLINIKTGGCPEDCGYCSQSSHHEAGLKASKLLSCEQVLVEAQKAKDAGATRYCMGAAWRSPKARDEAAIVDMVKGVKALGLETCMTLGMLSPAQAQTFAEAGLDYYNHNVDTSERFYPEVITTRRFGERLETLAHVREAGIKVCSGGIMGLGESEDDRIDMLVTLANLPSPPESVPINMLIPVPGTKMADAAPVDPIAFVRVIALTRLLMPRSYVRLSAGRSAMSDELQALCFFAGANSIFVGDTLLTAANPGEDKDQSLFRRLGLTAEDSR, from the coding sequence ATGCACGACCTGAACCGGCAACAGACAACGACCACCGACGACGCAAGTCCGGCCTGGGCGTTCGAGGATGCCAGAACCCTCTACCTGCAACCCTTCAGCGATCTGCTTTTCCAGGCCCATACCGTTCATCGCGAGAATTTCCACCCCAACCAAGTGCAGCTCAGCAAGCTCATCAACATCAAGACGGGCGGCTGTCCTGAAGACTGCGGCTATTGCAGCCAGTCATCGCATCATGAGGCGGGACTGAAGGCCTCGAAGCTGCTCTCATGCGAGCAGGTGCTCGTCGAAGCGCAGAAGGCGAAGGATGCGGGAGCGACCCGTTATTGCATGGGTGCCGCCTGGCGTAGCCCCAAGGCCCGAGACGAGGCGGCGATCGTCGACATGGTGAAGGGCGTCAAGGCACTCGGCCTCGAAACCTGCATGACGCTGGGGATGCTGTCCCCCGCGCAAGCCCAGACCTTCGCCGAAGCGGGACTGGACTACTATAACCACAATGTCGACACCTCCGAACGCTTCTACCCCGAAGTCATCACGACCCGCCGATTTGGAGAGCGACTGGAAACGCTTGCCCACGTGCGAGAGGCCGGCATCAAGGTTTGCAGCGGCGGCATCATGGGACTGGGCGAAAGCGAGGACGACCGCATCGACATGCTGGTCACGCTCGCGAACCTGCCGTCTCCGCCGGAGAGCGTGCCGATCAACATGCTTATCCCCGTCCCCGGCACCAAAATGGCGGATGCGGCGCCGGTCGACCCGATCGCCTTCGTCCGAGTCATTGCCCTTACTCGGCTACTGATGCCGCGCTCCTACGTGCGCCTTTCGGCCGGACGCAGCGCCATGTCGGATGAGCTGCAGGCCCTCTGCTTCTTCGCCGGCGCAAATTCGATCTTCGTCGGGGACACCCTGCTGACGGCGGCCAATCCCGGGGAGGACAAGGACCAAAGCCTCTTCCGCCGGCTGGGCCTCACCGCCGAGGACAGCCGCTGA
- a CDS encoding DUF1772 domain-containing protein encodes MMDIILTVLLWFSAIGCGLLAGLYFAFSTFIMRALDRTGAEAGATAMNAINVEILRSTFMPLFLGTTASSAILALIALIRWGEPGSLSTFLGGVLYVVGMFVVTMVFNVPLNNRLAKISSGDVDAVWRHYLDVWTRWNHVRTLTSTAASALFIAAIAAG; translated from the coding sequence ATGATGGATATCATCCTTACCGTTCTTCTCTGGTTCTCGGCAATCGGCTGTGGCCTGCTGGCCGGGCTCTACTTTGCCTTCTCCACCTTCATCATGCGGGCTCTCGACCGTACCGGCGCAGAGGCCGGCGCTACGGCCATGAACGCGATCAACGTTGAAATTCTCCGGTCGACATTCATGCCGCTCTTCCTCGGCACCACGGCGTCGAGTGCCATTCTCGCCCTGATCGCCCTGATCCGCTGGGGTGAACCCGGCAGCCTTTCGACGTTCCTCGGCGGTGTGCTCTATGTCGTCGGCATGTTCGTCGTGACGATGGTCTTCAACGTACCGCTCAACAATCGTCTCGCGAAAATCAGTTCGGGCGATGTCGATGCGGTATGGCGACATTACCTCGATGTCTGGACGCGCTGGAACCACGTTCGCACACTTACCTCCACCGCCGCATCGGCACTCTTCATTGCGGCGATCGCGGCCGGATAG
- the ybaK gene encoding Cys-tRNA(Pro) deacylase, giving the protein MSKTTRATQVLTKAGIAFSVHLYDYDPDAERIGLQAAEAIGEEPRRVLKTLMAEVDGKPVCVVVPSDREVSMKKLAAAFGGKSAAMMKPAEAERLTGYHVGGISPFGQKKAVPTAIEESALAEPHVYINGGQRGVQVRLDPKDAQRALKAIIAAVIA; this is encoded by the coding sequence ATGTCCAAGACCACACGCGCCACGCAGGTCCTCACGAAGGCAGGCATTGCCTTTTCCGTTCACCTCTACGACTACGATCCAGATGCCGAGCGTATCGGTCTCCAGGCCGCGGAAGCGATCGGCGAGGAGCCGCGCCGCGTGCTGAAGACACTCATGGCCGAGGTCGACGGCAAACCGGTCTGCGTCGTCGTTCCGTCCGACCGTGAGGTCAGCATGAAGAAGCTCGCCGCTGCCTTCGGCGGCAAGTCGGCGGCGATGATGAAGCCGGCGGAAGCCGAGCGGCTCACCGGCTACCACGTCGGCGGCATCAGCCCCTTCGGACAGAAGAAGGCGGTGCCGACGGCAATCGAGGAGAGTGCACTCGCGGAGCCGCATGTCTACATCAATGGCGGCCAGCGCGGCGTGCAGGTTCGCCTCGATCCGAAGGACGCCCAGCGGGCACTCAAGGCGATCATCGCCGCCGTGATCGCGTGA
- a CDS encoding ArsC family reductase yields the protein MQVTVYGIKNCDTMKKARTWLAEHGVDYAFHDYKSSGIDRGRVERWCDTVGWETVLNRAGTTFRKLPDAAKDNLDRERAIALMLDQPSMIKRPVLENEGRVLVGFKPELYDQFFAA from the coding sequence ATGCAGGTTACCGTCTACGGCATCAAGAATTGCGACACCATGAAGAAGGCACGCACCTGGCTGGCGGAGCACGGTGTGGACTACGCCTTTCACGACTACAAGTCGTCCGGGATTGACCGCGGCAGGGTCGAGCGATGGTGCGATACTGTTGGATGGGAAACCGTTCTGAACCGCGCCGGCACGACATTCCGTAAACTGCCGGACGCCGCCAAAGATAACCTTGATCGTGAACGGGCAATCGCGCTGATGCTCGACCAGCCGTCGATGATCAAGCGGCCGGTTCTGGAGAACGAAGGGCGAGTGCTCGTCGGCTTCAAGCCAGAACTCTATGACCAGTTCTTCGCCGCCTAA
- a CDS encoding adenosylmethionine--8-amino-7-oxononanoate transaminase, translating into MNAAQSPSPVWHPFTQHGLEQPFKRIVRTEGSSLIDEDGQRIFDGISSWWVITHGHRHPAIMAAIRDATENFDQVIFAEYSHEPAEALASGLIELAPPGLTHVFYSDSGSTAVEVAIKMALGYFHHRGERKARIIVMEHSYHGDTVGAMSVGERGVFNAPYQPLLFDVGRLPFPRPGQEQQTLDALEQLCRGGDVAAVLVEPLILGAGGMKLYAPSVLAEIAAIASRSGALLIADEVMTGWGRTGTLFACEQAGITPDILCTSKGLTGGALPLAATLSKPEIFEAHRSTDRSRTFFHSSSYAANPIACAAALANLDIWRQEPVKERIATLTSMQSEKLARFRNDPRFSEVRQIGTITALDLATQGTGYLSDVSPRLRRLFRERGLLIRPLGNVIYLMPPYCSSAEELNRAYAAIDECADLIRSTS; encoded by the coding sequence ATGAATGCCGCCCAATCGCCATCACCTGTCTGGCATCCCTTTACGCAACACGGATTGGAGCAGCCCTTCAAACGGATTGTTCGGACCGAAGGTTCGAGCCTGATCGATGAGGATGGGCAGCGGATTTTCGACGGGATTTCCTCCTGGTGGGTGATTACCCATGGCCATCGCCACCCGGCGATCATGGCTGCGATCCGCGACGCGACGGAAAACTTCGACCAGGTCATCTTCGCGGAGTACAGCCATGAACCGGCAGAAGCGCTCGCGTCCGGCCTGATCGAACTCGCACCGCCCGGTCTCACCCACGTCTTCTACTCCGACAGCGGCTCCACCGCGGTGGAGGTCGCCATCAAGATGGCGCTCGGCTATTTCCATCACCGCGGCGAGCGAAAAGCCCGGATCATCGTTATGGAACACAGCTATCATGGCGACACCGTCGGTGCGATGTCGGTCGGTGAACGCGGCGTGTTCAACGCCCCCTATCAGCCCCTGCTGTTCGACGTCGGCCGGCTCCCCTTTCCTAGGCCCGGTCAGGAGCAGCAGACCCTCGATGCGCTGGAGCAGCTCTGCCGTGGCGGCGACGTGGCCGCCGTACTCGTCGAGCCGCTGATACTCGGTGCCGGCGGGATGAAGCTCTACGCTCCTTCGGTTCTGGCCGAGATTGCCGCTATCGCCAGCCGTTCCGGCGCTCTCCTGATCGCAGACGAGGTGATGACCGGCTGGGGTCGCACCGGCACCCTGTTCGCCTGCGAACAGGCCGGCATCACTCCGGATATTCTCTGTACATCCAAGGGCTTGACGGGCGGTGCACTGCCCCTTGCCGCGACGCTCAGCAAACCGGAGATTTTCGAAGCGCACCGCTCGACGGATCGCAGCCGGACATTCTTTCACTCCAGCTCCTATGCCGCCAATCCAATCGCCTGCGCCGCGGCATTGGCCAATCTCGACATCTGGCGGCAAGAACCCGTGAAAGAACGGATAGCGACTTTGACCAGCATGCAGAGCGAGAAGCTCGCACGTTTCCGCAACGACCCGCGCTTCTCGGAGGTGCGGCAGATCGGGACGATCACGGCACTCGATCTGGCAACACAGGGCACCGGCTACCTGTCCGACGTCAGTCCGAGATTGCGTCGGCTGTTTCGCGAAAGAGGACTGCTCATTCGTCCGCTCGGCAACGTCATCTACCTCATGCCACCCTATTGCTCTTCCGCCGAAGAGCTCAATCGAGCCTATGCTGCCATCGACGAATGCGCCGACCTGATCCGGAGCACCAGCTGA
- a CDS encoding 8-amino-7-oxononanoate synthase, with the protein MLEQLARYDTKLRQLEQKDRRRRLCAEAGIDFSSNDYLGLASCPRMAAGTMAALERGVPLGAGGSRLLRGNHEEHEALEAEAAAFFGSERVLYFGSGYAANLAVLSTLPQRGDLVLHDVLIHASAHAGVKAGRAEAMAVRHNDAEACEEAIRRWRQGGGIGTPWIVVESLYSMDGDRAPLQDLMAVADRHDGFLFVDEAHASGVWGPDGRGFAADIEGRENVLVLHTCGKAFGMSGAFVAGSAVLLDYLVNHAKPFIYSTAPSPLQAASLREVLRILRDEPERRRRLHHLVHLADRLSTDLLGTSSGSQIQPVVVGSNGRAIRLADRLRQDGFDVRAIRPPTVPAGTARLRVSITCNVEEEEVRSLFNHLAVALMEISS; encoded by the coding sequence ATGCTCGAGCAGTTGGCTCGCTACGACACCAAGCTCAGGCAGCTTGAGCAGAAGGATCGCCGCCGCCGGCTCTGCGCCGAGGCCGGCATCGACTTCTCGTCCAATGACTATCTCGGCCTCGCCTCGTGTCCGCGGATGGCGGCCGGAACGATGGCAGCGCTGGAGCGGGGCGTACCTCTGGGTGCTGGCGGATCACGGCTGTTGCGTGGCAATCACGAGGAACACGAGGCGCTGGAGGCCGAGGCGGCAGCCTTCTTCGGCAGCGAACGCGTGCTCTACTTCGGAAGCGGTTACGCCGCCAACCTTGCCGTTCTGTCGACCTTGCCGCAACGCGGCGATCTCGTACTGCACGATGTTCTCATTCATGCGAGCGCGCATGCAGGGGTTAAGGCCGGACGAGCGGAAGCCATGGCCGTTCGGCACAACGATGCCGAGGCCTGCGAAGAGGCGATCCGTCGCTGGCGACAGGGCGGCGGCATTGGTACGCCCTGGATCGTGGTCGAGAGCCTCTATTCGATGGATGGCGACCGCGCACCACTTCAGGATCTGATGGCGGTCGCAGATCGTCACGACGGATTTCTCTTCGTCGATGAGGCCCATGCGAGCGGTGTCTGGGGGCCGGACGGTCGTGGCTTCGCCGCCGACATCGAAGGCCGGGAGAATGTCCTCGTCCTCCATACCTGCGGCAAAGCCTTCGGCATGTCGGGCGCATTCGTCGCGGGAAGCGCCGTTTTGCTCGACTATCTCGTCAACCACGCCAAGCCTTTCATCTACTCGACCGCTCCCTCGCCGCTTCAGGCAGCGTCTCTCCGCGAGGTCCTGAGGATACTCCGCGATGAACCAGAGCGACGGCGGCGCCTCCATCACCTCGTTCACCTCGCCGACAGATTGAGCACCGATCTCCTCGGCACATCGAGCGGGTCACAGATCCAGCCGGTCGTCGTCGGCTCGAACGGACGGGCCATCAGACTCGCAGACCGGTTGAGGCAAGATGGTTTCGATGTGCGGGCCATCCGACCGCCGACAGTTCCGGCCGGAACGGCACGACTGCGCGTCTCGATAACCTGCAACGTCGAAGAGGAAGAGGTCCGCTCCCTGTTCAACCATCTCGCCGTCGCGCTCATGGAGATATCCTCGTGA
- a CDS encoding DUF488 domain-containing protein, with amino-acid sequence MARIMLKRVYEPAAETDGTRILVDRLWPRGIAKEKAGIDLWLKDIAPGDALRKRFHGKPEDWEEFRAAYFAELKTPAAQAAAETLRRHLEDGPVTLLYAARDEQHNNAVALRDWLADNA; translated from the coding sequence GTGGCGAGGATCATGCTGAAGCGGGTCTACGAGCCCGCAGCCGAGACCGACGGAACGCGGATACTCGTCGATCGGCTCTGGCCCCGCGGGATCGCCAAGGAAAAGGCCGGCATCGATCTCTGGCTGAAGGACATTGCCCCGGGCGATGCGTTGCGCAAGCGGTTCCATGGCAAACCGGAAGACTGGGAAGAATTTCGCGCCGCCTACTTCGCCGAGCTGAAAACGCCAGCAGCACAAGCCGCTGCGGAGACGCTCCGCCGCCATCTGGAGGATGGGCCAGTGACGCTGCTCTACGCAGCTCGCGACGAGCAGCACAACAATGCCGTCGCGCTGAGAGACTGGCTCGCAGACAACGCCTGA
- a CDS encoding GlxA family transcriptional regulator — protein sequence MTDDMQRLREIPVFMVVPPRALLLDIAGPMEVLRKANLVQEEVSFSVRYIGPAPTVGSSIGLQLAAVEPLPEELPEGSLVVVSGAADKPLGQVFDSRDEDTRLEAAIVAWLERAVLPGRRLVSICSGALLAARAGLLDGYECTTHHETTAELIRLAPTARVRENRLYVEDGERLTSAGITAGVDLMLHIVAKEAGHATALAVARYLVVYLRRGGADPQLSPWLEGRNHIHPAIHRAQDAVAADPARDWSVDELARVAVTSPRNLSRLFNEHTGMSVSDYVNRMRIALAHELVIGTRLDMESVAERAGFASTRQFRRAWNRLNSLPPSRARKLPHEHVHA from the coding sequence ATGACGGACGATATGCAGCGTCTGAGGGAAATCCCGGTCTTCATGGTCGTGCCACCCCGTGCGCTGCTGCTCGACATAGCCGGTCCGATGGAAGTCCTGCGCAAGGCGAACCTTGTCCAGGAGGAGGTTTCCTTCTCCGTCCGCTACATCGGCCCGGCCCCGACTGTCGGTAGCTCGATCGGCTTGCAGCTTGCAGCGGTCGAGCCTCTGCCTGAGGAACTGCCGGAGGGTTCGCTGGTGGTTGTCTCGGGTGCTGCCGACAAGCCGCTCGGCCAGGTCTTCGACAGCCGCGACGAAGACACGCGGCTCGAAGCGGCAATCGTCGCCTGGCTGGAACGTGCCGTTCTCCCGGGCCGGAGGCTTGTTTCGATTTGTTCGGGCGCGCTGCTCGCCGCCCGCGCCGGCCTCCTGGACGGTTACGAATGCACGACCCATCATGAAACGACCGCCGAGCTGATCCGCCTTGCGCCGACGGCGCGTGTGCGGGAGAACCGTCTCTATGTCGAAGATGGCGAGCGACTGACGAGCGCCGGGATCACCGCCGGCGTCGACCTCATGTTGCACATCGTTGCGAAGGAAGCGGGACACGCGACCGCGCTCGCAGTCGCCCGTTATCTCGTCGTCTATCTGCGGCGCGGTGGTGCCGATCCCCAGCTCTCGCCCTGGCTCGAGGGGCGCAATCACATTCATCCGGCGATCCATCGCGCCCAGGATGCTGTGGCTGCCGACCCGGCGCGGGATTGGTCAGTCGACGAACTCGCCCGCGTGGCGGTAACGAGCCCGCGCAATCTGTCGCGGCTCTTCAACGAACATACAGGGATGAGCGTCAGTGACTATGTCAACCGGATGCGCATCGCCCTGGCGCACGAACTCGTGATCGGCACGCGGCTCGACATGGAAAGCGTGGCGGAGCGGGCCGGCTTCGCCTCGACACGGCAGTTCCGTCGCGCCTGGAACCGTTTGAATTCCCTGCCCCCAAGTCGCGCCAGAAAACTGCCGCACGAACACGTCCACGCATGA
- a CDS encoding TetR/AcrR family transcriptional regulator — MTRNTSSDGEDGTMARGMARLVPTQKRSRERFERILECAAAVMAEKGSEAFRMSDIVERIGVPFGSLYQYFPDKAAIIGTLAVRYNAVGRECVRRDLSAMERPADMHAALCQIVDSYYRMFIDEPVMRDIWQATQADRMLQQIDEEDAAYLAGLLAQALLRVGPGAERSAVETFSQLVMTLVAAAVRHAITLAPDEAQRTLALFKRMLPKDVPATAS; from the coding sequence ATGACGCGGAACACGTCGTCGGATGGCGAAGACGGAACGATGGCAAGAGGCATGGCACGGCTGGTGCCAACGCAGAAAAGGAGCCGTGAACGCTTCGAGCGCATTCTTGAATGTGCGGCGGCGGTGATGGCGGAGAAGGGCAGCGAGGCCTTCCGCATGAGCGATATTGTCGAACGTATCGGTGTTCCTTTCGGCTCGCTCTACCAGTATTTCCCGGATAAGGCCGCGATCATCGGCACGCTTGCCGTGCGGTACAACGCCGTCGGACGCGAATGCGTTCGGCGGGATCTCTCCGCCATGGAACGCCCTGCCGACATGCATGCGGCGCTTTGCCAGATCGTCGACAGCTACTATCGCATGTTCATCGACGAGCCGGTCATGCGTGACATCTGGCAGGCGACACAGGCCGACCGGATGTTGCAGCAGATCGATGAGGAGGACGCTGCTTATCTCGCCGGTCTGCTGGCGCAAGCGCTATTGCGCGTCGGCCCAGGCGCCGAGAGGTCGGCGGTCGAAACCTTCTCGCAGCTCGTCATGACACTCGTCGCGGCCGCCGTCCGCCATGCGATCACCCTGGCACCGGACGAAGCGCAGAGAACATTAGCGCTCTTCAAGCGAATGCTGCCAAAGGACGTTCCGGCGACGGCAAGCTGA
- a CDS encoding isochorismatase family protein, whose translation MSENDVALIVIDVQESFRHRPYFREEGLAAYIARQQALIDGARAAGVPVVQIFHVEDEGPFSEASGNVTTLKPLRIEPDATFRKRRHSALVGSGLDVWLVRNGIRKVIISGIRTEQCCETTARHASDLGYAVDYVGEATLTFPMTDAGGREWSAEEIRARTELVLAGRFARIVTVQEALAGLSEKIAA comes from the coding sequence ATGTCCGAAAATGATGTCGCCCTGATCGTGATCGACGTACAGGAATCCTTCCGGCACCGGCCGTATTTCCGCGAGGAAGGGCTTGCCGCCTATATTGCCCGTCAGCAGGCGCTGATCGATGGCGCCAGGGCTGCAGGCGTTCCGGTCGTGCAGATCTTCCATGTTGAGGACGAGGGACCGTTCTCGGAGGCATCCGGAAACGTCACGACGCTGAAGCCGCTGCGGATCGAACCGGATGCAACTTTCCGGAAGCGTCGCCACAGCGCCCTCGTCGGCAGCGGCCTTGACGTTTGGCTCGTCCGGAACGGCATTCGCAAAGTAATCATCTCTGGCATCCGCACCGAACAGTGCTGCGAAACGACGGCGCGTCACGCCTCCGACCTCGGCTACGCGGTGGACTATGTCGGCGAGGCAACGCTCACTTTCCCGATGACGGATGCCGGCGGGCGCGAGTGGAGTGCTGAAGAAATCCGAGCCCGTACCGAGCTCGTGCTCGCCGGCCGTTTCGCCCGCATCGTCACCGTCCAGGAAGCGCTTGCCGGTCTTTCGGAGAAGATCGCCGCATGA
- the bioD gene encoding dethiobiotin synthase produces the protein MSARYVVTGTDTGVGKTVFAAALTAALDGFYWKPIQSGLEDETDSETVARLCGLADNRVLPELWRLRTPASPHIAAEIDNVSIDPDAIDPPAIDGPLVIEGAGGLMVPLTPDRLFIDVFARWGHPVIVCARTRLGTINHTLLSIEALRSRNVPVLGVAFIGDPDEHVEASIAHLGRVRRLGRLPFLADLNPSTLVRAFRDHFDLSIFQPESRP, from the coding sequence GTGAGTGCGCGCTACGTCGTTACCGGGACCGATACCGGCGTGGGCAAGACGGTTTTCGCCGCCGCGCTGACGGCCGCACTCGACGGCTTCTACTGGAAGCCCATCCAGTCCGGCCTGGAGGACGAAACCGACAGCGAGACCGTCGCCCGACTTTGTGGACTCGCCGACAACCGAGTTCTGCCGGAACTCTGGCGGCTTCGCACGCCGGCATCGCCGCACATCGCCGCCGAAATCGATAACGTCAGCATCGATCCGGACGCGATCGATCCTCCGGCGATCGATGGCCCACTGGTGATCGAGGGCGCTGGTGGCCTGATGGTTCCGCTGACTCCGGACCGGCTCTTTATCGACGTCTTCGCGCGTTGGGGGCATCCAGTCATCGTGTGCGCCAGAACACGTCTCGGGACGATCAACCATACGCTACTTTCGATCGAGGCTCTGCGCTCGCGGAATGTCCCGGTACTCGGTGTCGCGTTTATCGGCGACCCGGACGAACATGTTGAAGCCTCAATCGCGCACCTTGGAAGGGTTCGCCGCCTCGGGCGCTTGCCGTTCCTTGCCGATCTGAATCCATCGACACTCGTCCGCGCCTTTCGCGACCACTTCGACCTTTCGATCTTCCAGCCGGAGAGCAGGCCATGA
- a CDS encoding beta-ketoacyl-ACP synthase III, with translation MMSRSSRMVGFGHSVPERVVENREIEQRLGLESGWIERRTGIRRRHWAEPQDSLTTLATQAAEAALQSADVERRDIGLTLLATSTPDHLLPPSAPLLAHNLRLTRCGAVDLAGACTGFLQALALADSHVVRHGRPVLVVAANILSRRINPDERASAVLFADAAGAVLLAPTADSDRGLLSLDLATDGSQYGLIGIPAGGSSLPFRSDLPDDQCRMSIRDGKSVFASAVRMMSDTAMRALADADLQTSDVTRFVPHQANARMTDALCEKLSIGKDRTLETIAEFGNSSAATIPLSLSISHKERPFRRGETLLLSAAGAGMTGGSIVWRV, from the coding sequence CTGATGAGTCGGTCGAGCCGGATGGTCGGGTTCGGCCACAGTGTCCCCGAACGCGTTGTCGAAAACCGCGAGATCGAGCAGCGGCTCGGCCTGGAATCCGGCTGGATCGAACGACGCACAGGGATCAGACGCCGCCACTGGGCCGAGCCGCAGGACAGCCTGACCACGCTTGCGACACAGGCGGCTGAGGCTGCACTTCAGAGTGCCGATGTGGAACGGCGGGATATCGGCCTGACGCTGCTTGCCACCTCGACCCCCGACCATTTGCTGCCGCCGTCTGCTCCGCTGCTCGCCCACAACCTCAGGCTTACCCGCTGCGGTGCGGTGGATCTTGCCGGGGCCTGCACCGGGTTCCTGCAGGCGCTGGCATTGGCCGATAGCCACGTAGTGCGCCATGGCAGACCGGTGCTGGTGGTCGCGGCAAACATCCTGAGCCGCCGGATAAACCCCGACGAACGCGCGTCCGCCGTGCTCTTTGCAGACGCGGCCGGCGCCGTCTTACTGGCGCCTACTGCGGACAGCGACCGCGGATTGCTCTCGCTCGATCTCGCGACCGACGGCAGCCAGTACGGCCTGATCGGCATTCCGGCAGGGGGCAGTTCGCTTCCCTTCCGGTCGGATCTTCCGGACGACCAGTGCCGGATGAGCATTCGTGACGGCAAGTCGGTCTTTGCCTCGGCCGTCAGGATGATGTCGGATACGGCCATGAGAGCGCTGGCAGATGCAGACCTGCAGACGAGCGACGTGACCCGCTTCGTTCCCCATCAGGCGAATGCCCGCATGACAGATGCGCTCTGCGAGAAATTGTCGATCGGAAAGGACCGGACGCTCGAGACGATCGCCGAATTCGGCAATTCATCGGCCGCCACCATCCCGCTTTCGCTCTCCATCAGCCACAAGGAGCGCCCTTTTCGTCGCGGAGAGACCCTGCTGTTGAGCGCGGCCGGTGCCGGGATGACCGGGGGCTCCATTGTCTGGCGCGTGTGA